In Isoptericola jiangsuensis, the following proteins share a genomic window:
- the cobA gene encoding uroporphyrinogen-III C-methyltransferase, whose protein sequence is MTDLYPLGLRVRDRLVVVVGGGPVAARRTRGLLDAGARVRVVAPDLTEPLATLVASGDVEHVARPYASGDLDGAWLVHTATGVPEVDAAVAADAEAARTFCVVASDAAAATAWVPAVARLDDVPVDATDGSDATGTPGEGGVVVAVHAGRDPRRATRLRDAVAAALDAGELPLRRGRTTGRPGRVALVGGGPGAPGLVTGRGRRLLAAADVVVTDRLGPRDLLATLADDVEVIDVGKTAGNHPVPQERINELLVEHALAGRDVVRLKGGDPYVFGRGGEEVLACRAAGVEVEVVPGVTSAVSVPASVGIPVTHRQVAAGFSVLTAHEAVDDVPGGPEHTLVLLMGVTRLATTAAALVAAGRPADTPVAVVEDGYGPRQRATFGTLADIGERAAAAQVRPPAVTVIGDVVRLAPGWTAHTAGETPVSTP, encoded by the coding sequence GTGACCGACCTGTACCCCCTCGGCCTGCGCGTGCGCGACCGGCTCGTCGTCGTCGTCGGCGGCGGGCCGGTCGCCGCGCGCCGCACCCGCGGCCTCCTCGACGCGGGCGCCCGCGTGCGCGTCGTGGCCCCCGACCTCACCGAGCCGCTGGCGACGCTCGTGGCGTCCGGCGACGTCGAGCACGTGGCCCGCCCGTACGCGTCCGGCGACCTCGACGGCGCGTGGCTCGTGCACACCGCGACGGGCGTGCCCGAGGTCGACGCGGCCGTGGCGGCCGACGCCGAGGCGGCACGCACGTTCTGCGTGGTGGCCTCGGACGCCGCGGCCGCCACCGCGTGGGTGCCCGCCGTCGCCCGGCTCGACGACGTCCCCGTCGACGCCACCGACGGATCCGACGCCACGGGGACCCCCGGGGAAGGCGGGGTCGTCGTGGCCGTGCACGCGGGCCGTGACCCGCGCCGCGCCACCCGGCTGCGCGACGCCGTGGCGGCCGCCCTGGACGCCGGGGAGCTGCCGCTGCGCCGTGGCCGCACGACCGGCCGCCCGGGCCGGGTGGCCCTCGTGGGCGGCGGGCCGGGCGCGCCGGGCCTCGTCACGGGTCGAGGGCGGCGACTCCTGGCGGCCGCCGACGTCGTCGTCACCGACCGGCTCGGGCCGCGCGACCTGCTCGCGACGCTCGCCGACGACGTCGAGGTGATCGACGTCGGCAAGACCGCCGGCAACCACCCCGTCCCCCAGGAACGCATCAACGAGCTCCTGGTGGAGCACGCCCTGGCGGGCCGGGACGTGGTGCGGCTCAAGGGTGGCGACCCGTACGTGTTCGGCCGCGGCGGCGAGGAGGTGCTCGCGTGCCGCGCGGCGGGCGTCGAGGTCGAGGTCGTGCCGGGCGTGACGTCCGCGGTGTCCGTGCCCGCGTCCGTCGGCATTCCCGTGACGCACCGCCAGGTGGCCGCCGGGTTCAGCGTGCTCACCGCGCACGAGGCGGTGGACGACGTCCCCGGCGGTCCCGAGCACACCCTCGTGCTCCTCATGGGCGTCACCCGGCTCGCCACGACCGCGGCCGCGCTCGTCGCCGCGGGACGCCCCGCGGACACCCCCGTCGCCGTCGTCGAGGACGGGTACGGCCCGCGTCAGCGCGCCACGTTCGGCACGCTGGCCGACATCGGCGAGCGCGCCGCCGCCGCGCAGGTCCGCCCGCCCGCCGTCACCGTCATCGGGGACGTCGTGCGCCTCGCCCCGGGCTGGACGGCTCACACCGCCGGCGAGACCCCGGTGAGCACCCCGTGA
- a CDS encoding ATP-binding protein, whose translation MTSTDRPARLPWRRPRDGRLVGGVCAGLAVHLGVAAWQVRVVLALLTLLGGAGAVLYVFWWLTVPAGDPHDAAAQVRPPAVSRLAPRLRRDATSGSGLSTRDVVVGAVLLVGAALLLAVRAGWDLPTTWLPLAVVAGGAALAWSQLDAVQRAREAPASRTGVLLRLVGGLVIVTAGVLLLFAQGTPGRELLTVTLASLAVLIGVALVLAPWWLRLVRELGDERAARAREAERADIAAHLHDSVLQTLSLIRARADDAEEVARMARAQERELREWLYDDRPPAGTSLAAELRTLVGEVEDGRATEFETVVVGDCPPTEATTALLQATREALVNAVVHGAAPVTVYLEVTDAAAEVFVRDRGDGFAMDDVAPDRFGVRESILGRVHRRGGTAEVVSRPGWGTEVRLRMPRTARSTSSAESPTPAPTEGTRP comes from the coding sequence GTGACCAGCACCGACCGTCCCGCCCGCCTGCCGTGGCGCCGTCCTCGTGACGGCCGCCTGGTCGGCGGCGTCTGCGCGGGGCTGGCCGTGCACCTGGGGGTGGCCGCCTGGCAGGTGCGGGTCGTGCTCGCGCTGCTGACCCTCCTCGGGGGAGCCGGCGCCGTGCTGTACGTGTTCTGGTGGCTGACGGTCCCCGCCGGGGACCCGCACGACGCGGCCGCGCAGGTGCGGCCCCCTGCGGTGTCCCGGCTGGCGCCGCGGCTGCGCCGGGACGCGACGTCCGGGTCCGGGCTGTCCACGCGGGACGTCGTGGTGGGGGCGGTGCTGCTGGTGGGGGCGGCGCTCCTGCTGGCGGTGCGCGCCGGGTGGGACCTGCCCACCACGTGGCTGCCCCTGGCGGTGGTCGCGGGGGGCGCGGCGCTGGCGTGGAGCCAGCTCGACGCCGTGCAGCGGGCGCGCGAGGCACCGGCCTCCCGCACCGGCGTGCTGCTGCGGCTCGTCGGCGGCCTCGTCATCGTCACGGCGGGCGTCCTGCTGCTGTTCGCGCAGGGCACGCCGGGGCGCGAGCTGCTGACGGTCACCCTGGCGTCGCTCGCGGTGCTCATCGGGGTCGCGCTCGTGCTGGCCCCGTGGTGGTTGCGGCTGGTGCGCGAGCTCGGCGACGAGCGCGCGGCCCGCGCCCGCGAGGCGGAGCGCGCCGACATCGCCGCGCACCTGCACGACTCCGTGCTCCAGACCCTGTCCCTCATCCGGGCGCGCGCCGACGACGCCGAGGAGGTGGCCCGCATGGCGCGCGCCCAGGAGCGTGAGCTGCGGGAGTGGCTGTACGACGACCGGCCGCCCGCCGGGACCTCGCTCGCCGCCGAGCTGCGCACCCTCGTGGGGGAGGTGGAGGACGGCCGCGCCACCGAGTTCGAGACGGTGGTGGTGGGGGACTGCCCGCCCACGGAGGCGACCACCGCGCTGCTCCAGGCCACCCGGGAGGCCCTCGTGAACGCGGTCGTGCACGGCGCCGCTCCCGTGACCGTCTACCTGGAGGTCACCGACGCCGCCGCGGAGGTGTTCGTCCGGGACCGCGGTGACGGGTTCGCCATGGACGACGTCGCGCCCGACCGGTTCGGGGTGCGAGAGTCGATCCTGGGCCGCGTGCACCGTCGCGGCGGCACCGCCGAGGTCGTCTCCCGCCCCGGGTGGGGCACCGAGGTGCGACTGCGGATGCCGCGCACCGCCCGCAGCACGTCCAGCGCCGAGTCGCCCACGCCGGCGCCCACCGAAGGGACCCGACCATGA
- a CDS encoding helix-turn-helix domain-containing protein codes for MVDLRVEREEAGLTQARLAELAGIAPSNLSAYESGKRSASPAMIARIRRAMVRPSDRLQAHRDEVARIIERNGGLNPRVYGSVARGDDTPASDLDLLVTVPPEAAWTFVSTARELSELLGVHVDVVSDGGLKEKHQQLLDEAVPL; via the coding sequence ATGGTCGATCTGCGGGTGGAGCGTGAGGAAGCGGGCCTGACCCAGGCTCGCCTGGCCGAGCTCGCCGGCATCGCGCCGTCGAACCTGTCCGCCTACGAGTCCGGGAAGCGGTCGGCCTCGCCCGCGATGATCGCGCGGATCCGCAGGGCGATGGTGCGCCCCTCGGACCGGCTGCAAGCCCACCGGGACGAGGTCGCCCGGATCATCGAGCGCAACGGTGGGCTCAACCCCCGGGTCTACGGGTCGGTGGCGCGTGGCGACGACACCCCGGCGAGCGACCTCGACCTCCTCGTGACCGTGCCGCCCGAGGCGGCCTGGACGTTCGTCTCCACGGCCCGCGAGCTCTCCGAGCTCCTCGGCGTCCACGTCGACGTGGTCAGTGACGGCGGGCTGAAGGAGAAGCACCAGCAGCTCCTCGACGAGGCCGTCCCGCTGTGA
- a CDS encoding sirohydrochlorin chelatase yields the protein MTAPTLLAISHGTSSAPGAAAVAGLVDAVAARLDGEAPVRGGFVDVQQPDVPTCLAALTGTATVIVPLLLSAGFHVHVDLREDVDAATQAGQSVHLAGALGPDERLVDLLERRLRAAGLAAGDVVVLAAAGSSDDRAVADCERTGALLAERTGHEVRVGYIANAVPRLPDVVAAVRADRPGARIVTASYLVAPGYFQTLAEKAGGDVTTAPLLPADEAPPVELVGIVVDRYRAAAGVAAD from the coding sequence ATGACCGCCCCGACCCTCCTCGCGATCTCGCACGGCACGTCGTCCGCGCCGGGCGCCGCAGCCGTCGCCGGGCTCGTCGACGCCGTCGCCGCCCGCCTGGACGGCGAGGCCCCGGTCCGCGGCGGGTTCGTCGACGTCCAGCAGCCCGACGTCCCCACCTGCCTGGCCGCGCTGACGGGCACCGCGACCGTGATCGTGCCCCTGCTGCTGTCCGCCGGGTTCCACGTCCACGTCGACCTGCGCGAGGACGTCGACGCCGCCACGCAGGCGGGGCAGAGCGTCCACCTCGCGGGGGCCCTGGGCCCCGACGAGCGGCTGGTCGACCTCCTGGAGCGGCGGCTGCGCGCTGCCGGGCTCGCGGCGGGCGACGTGGTCGTCCTCGCCGCCGCCGGGTCGTCCGACGACCGCGCCGTCGCCGACTGCGAGCGCACCGGCGCCCTGCTCGCCGAGCGCACCGGGCACGAGGTCCGCGTCGGGTACATCGCCAACGCCGTGCCGCGGCTGCCCGACGTCGTCGCCGCCGTCCGCGCCGACCGGCCGGGCGCCCGCATCGTCACCGCCAGCTACCTCGTCGCCCCCGGCTACTTCCAGACCCTCGCGGAGAAGGCCGGCGGCGACGTCACCACCGCTCCCCTGCTACCCGCCGACGAGGCGCCACCCGTCGAGCTGGTCGGCATCGTCGTGGACCGCTACCGGGCTGCCGCGGGCGTCGCCGCCGACTGA
- a CDS encoding HepT-like ribonuclease domain-containing protein, whose translation MTPRTERLLHDLVEHAAAAARLVDRGRPAYDADEMLRYAAEDLLIRLGETVARIDRDDDRFVGAHPGLELRRLKDARNLVAHGYDIVDPALVWSILEHNVPTVAERVRRLLDGSA comes from the coding sequence GTGACGCCACGCACCGAACGGCTGCTCCACGACCTCGTCGAGCACGCCGCCGCGGCCGCCCGCCTCGTCGACCGGGGCCGGCCCGCCTACGACGCCGACGAGATGCTGCGCTACGCGGCCGAGGACCTCCTCATCCGTCTGGGCGAGACGGTCGCGCGGATCGACCGGGACGACGACAGGTTCGTCGGGGCTCACCCCGGCCTGGAGCTGCGGCGCCTCAAGGACGCACGCAACCTCGTCGCCCACGGGTACGACATCGTGGACCCCGCCCTCGTCTGGTCGATCCTCGAGCACAACGTGCCCACCGTCGCCGAGCGGGTGCGGAGGCTGCTCGACGGTTCCGCCTGA
- a CDS encoding phosphoadenylyl-sulfate reductase, which yields MTAVPVSLGVAPTSAPAVAPVSSLAGAAAEARRRAAQREQSRARRNARVDGRERRQRSIAELSEIARRGQAELGGSGIGAPDEASAEDVIAWAVEQFGDSLAVASSMTDSVLSYLVSRQLPWVDVLFGDTGYHFAETLGTRDAVAHSIEVTVVDVRPRLSVAEQDEAYGADLFARDPESCCRMRKVEPMREILGGYEAWATGLRRADSGTRAKAPLVTFDHNNNLVKINPIAAWSDDQLVGYALRHGLTVNPLLNDGYPSIGCEPCTRRVSAGEDPRAGRWSGVDKTECGLHI from the coding sequence ATGACCGCCGTCCCCGTCAGCCTCGGCGTCGCGCCGACGTCCGCGCCCGCCGTCGCCCCCGTGTCGTCGCTCGCCGGTGCCGCCGCCGAGGCGCGCCGCCGGGCCGCCCAGCGCGAGCAGTCCCGCGCCCGCCGCAACGCCCGGGTCGACGGGCGCGAACGCCGGCAGCGGTCCATCGCGGAGCTGTCCGAGATCGCCCGGCGCGGCCAGGCCGAGCTCGGCGGCTCCGGCATCGGCGCACCCGACGAGGCGTCGGCCGAGGACGTCATCGCCTGGGCCGTCGAGCAGTTCGGCGACTCCCTCGCCGTCGCGTCCTCCATGACCGACTCGGTGCTGTCGTACCTGGTCAGCCGCCAGCTCCCCTGGGTCGACGTCCTGTTCGGCGACACCGGCTACCACTTCGCCGAGACGCTCGGCACGCGGGACGCCGTCGCGCACTCCATCGAGGTCACCGTGGTGGACGTCCGGCCGCGGCTCAGCGTCGCCGAGCAGGACGAGGCGTACGGCGCCGACCTGTTCGCCCGCGACCCCGAGTCCTGCTGCCGCATGCGCAAGGTCGAGCCGATGCGCGAGATCCTCGGCGGCTACGAGGCGTGGGCCACCGGCCTGCGCCGCGCGGACTCCGGCACCCGGGCCAAGGCCCCGCTGGTGACGTTCGACCACAACAACAACCTGGTCAAGATCAACCCGATCGCGGCGTGGAGCGACGACCAGCTCGTCGGCTACGCGCTGCGGCACGGGCTGACGGTCAACCCGCTGCTCAACGACGGCTACCCGTCGATCGGCTGCGAGCCCTGCACCCGGCGGGTGTCGGCCGGGGAGGACCCCCGCGCCGGCCGCTGGTCGGGCGTGGACAAGACCGAGTGCGGCCTGCACATCTGA
- a CDS encoding response regulator, which produces MTDPRPTGPVTTGAPVPVVLVDDHHMFRTGVRASLDARVVVVGEAADVDEAVAVVHEHTPPVVLLDVHLPGGSGGGGAEVVRRCADLTGTTRFLALSVSDAAEDVVDVIRAGARGYVTKNISASDLSGAVVRVAGGDAVFSPRLAGFVLDAFGTAAGDVAVADDELDRLSKREQEVMRLIARGYTYREVAGDLFISVKTVETHVSAVLRKLQLSNRNELTRWAAARRLL; this is translated from the coding sequence ATGACCGACCCCCGTCCGACCGGCCCCGTCACGACCGGCGCCCCCGTGCCCGTCGTCCTCGTGGACGACCACCACATGTTCCGCACCGGCGTGCGCGCCAGCCTCGACGCCCGCGTCGTCGTGGTCGGGGAGGCCGCGGACGTCGACGAGGCCGTCGCCGTCGTGCACGAGCACACGCCGCCGGTCGTGCTGCTCGACGTCCACCTGCCCGGCGGCAGCGGCGGCGGTGGCGCCGAGGTCGTGCGGCGCTGCGCGGACCTCACCGGCACCACCCGGTTCCTCGCCCTGTCGGTGTCCGACGCCGCGGAGGACGTGGTGGACGTCATCCGGGCCGGGGCGCGCGGCTACGTCACGAAGAACATCTCGGCGTCCGACCTGTCGGGCGCGGTGGTGCGGGTCGCGGGCGGCGACGCCGTGTTCTCGCCGCGACTGGCCGGGTTCGTCCTCGACGCGTTCGGCACGGCCGCGGGTGACGTCGCCGTCGCCGACGACGAGCTCGACCGCCTGTCCAAGCGGGAGCAGGAGGTCATGCGCCTCATCGCCCGCGGGTACACGTACCGCGAGGTCGCCGGGGACCTGTTCATCTCCGTCAAGACCGTCGAGACCCACGTGTCCGCCGTGCTGCGCAAGCTCCAGCTCTCCAACCGCAACGAGCTCACCCGGTGGGCCGCAGCGCGCCGACTCCTCTGA
- a CDS encoding PspC domain-containing protein yields the protein MTTNETSDPGVPPGAGQNPPRRPAGAQFFDSVRRMGVARSDDRWIGGVAAGVGERYGLDPLLVRGLLVLSAFLGGLGLVLYAVAWLLLPERSDGRIHLEETFRGTFDVAVVGAGIMLVVGLTWSGSWPWWGGPAEWVVGLLWIAFWVAVVWLVVRLVRSRRRDAGPRPQDWSPTGPPPAAWTPGATPSAAPGTADLQDPPVASADAPSGRTTHAAEAFTPAPRAHYVAEPSAPAAPAPGWAGDQQARPRHHRDRGTQPWDAGTVPPAPPAAPLPPVGPPPPPRPRTPRAGAASVGVVVGLSLLLGAGMLAATVVLGVTAPAWALWLGGTLVLLGGGLVVAGLRGRRGGGLTALAVLGLIAAAVTWPFTATHDRWDWDDWSWVDGPQVATSSGTVLGQGELTPRTVEDAAGGYRIQFGDATLDLTELDLAGVEPGSPVVVPVEMTGGRAVVQIPDGVAVEAVVDLNAGHFAWDVDNQYLSVNGFTGGPATYRTVEASDGGVVLLLDVDARAGELVIEEIQ from the coding sequence ATGACCACGAACGAGACCTCCGACCCCGGCGTCCCGCCCGGGGCGGGGCAGAACCCGCCACGGCGCCCCGCCGGCGCCCAGTTCTTCGACTCCGTGCGACGCATGGGCGTCGCCCGCTCCGACGACCGGTGGATCGGCGGCGTCGCCGCCGGGGTCGGCGAGCGCTACGGGCTCGACCCGCTGCTCGTGCGTGGCCTGCTCGTGCTCAGCGCGTTCCTCGGCGGCCTCGGCCTGGTGCTGTACGCCGTGGCGTGGCTGCTCCTGCCGGAGCGGTCCGACGGCCGCATCCACCTGGAGGAGACGTTCCGCGGCACGTTCGACGTCGCCGTCGTCGGGGCCGGCATCATGCTGGTCGTCGGCCTCACCTGGAGCGGCAGCTGGCCCTGGTGGGGCGGCCCGGCCGAGTGGGTCGTCGGGCTGCTGTGGATCGCGTTCTGGGTCGCCGTCGTGTGGCTCGTCGTCAGGCTGGTCCGCTCGCGGCGACGCGACGCCGGACCTCGCCCGCAGGACTGGTCACCGACCGGCCCGCCGCCTGCCGCCTGGACCCCCGGCGCCACGCCGTCGGCCGCCCCCGGGACGGCGGACCTCCAGGACCCTCCCGTGGCCTCGGCTGACGCGCCGTCGGGTCGCACGACCCACGCGGCCGAGGCGTTCACCCCTGCGCCCCGCGCGCACTACGTGGCCGAGCCGTCGGCGCCCGCGGCCCCCGCCCCCGGGTGGGCCGGCGACCAGCAGGCCCGGCCCCGGCACCACCGGGACCGCGGCACCCAGCCGTGGGACGCCGGCACCGTCCCGCCGGCGCCTCCCGCCGCACCCCTGCCGCCCGTCGGTCCGCCGCCCCCGCCCCGCCCCCGCACGCCGCGGGCCGGTGCCGCGAGCGTGGGCGTCGTCGTCGGCCTGTCCCTGCTGCTCGGCGCGGGGATGCTCGCCGCCACCGTCGTCCTCGGTGTCACCGCCCCGGCGTGGGCGCTGTGGCTCGGCGGCACGCTCGTGCTGCTGGGCGGTGGCCTCGTCGTCGCGGGCCTGCGCGGCCGACGCGGCGGCGGGCTGACCGCGCTGGCAGTCCTCGGCCTGATCGCCGCGGCCGTGACGTGGCCCTTCACCGCCACGCACGACCGCTGGGACTGGGACGACTGGTCCTGGGTCGACGGCCCGCAGGTCGCCACCTCGTCGGGCACCGTCCTCGGGCAGGGCGAGCTGACGCCCCGCACGGTCGAGGACGCCGCCGGCGGCTACCGCATCCAGTTCGGCGACGCCACGCTCGACCTCACCGAGCTCGACCTGGCCGGTGTCGAGCCGGGGTCGCCGGTGGTCGTGCCCGTCGAGATGACGGGCGGACGCGCCGTCGTCCAGATCCCCGACGGCGTCGCCGTCGAGGCCGTCGTCGACCTCAACGCGGGCCACTTCGCGTGGGACGTCGACAACCAGTACCTGTCCGTCAACGGTTTCACCGGCGGGCCCGCCACCTACCGCACCGTCGAAGCGTCCGACGGAGGCGTCGTGCTGCTGCTCGACGTCGACGCCCGCGCCGGAGAGCTCGTCATCGAGGAGATCCAGTGA